A portion of the Candidatus Coatesbacteria bacterium genome contains these proteins:
- a CDS encoding VWA domain-containing protein, producing the protein MRTRHFVVLLALALTLPALAGAQLGVLYFKVAAPDDSYDYLSEGLAEMLMTDLANQPDITVVERERLDRVLQEHALSGSGITDPEQAVEVGRMLKLDLMIMGTLTLVEESMRLDAQVLGVETGEILGGVRAETPDTDGVFEMLDQLSAMLVDKIRDMRYGNPNTPVVFVDPAGDAPRVDVAFIVDTTGSMGDEIEVVKQKMREIASEVARGNPAPAVRFAIVEYRDRGDAYVTKISDFTYDVVELHGVINGIYAGGGGDTPESVYRALDDGLNEIDWDDDDEITKLVFLIGDAGPHEYDDEYYDIEDAVDDANDLGASIFAIGCSGLDQDYGATEAFKQVAYETNGSFEYLSYRQIYQDAATGEVTSLIYEGGRYYDEDEVRRELEESGVVDDDTDIFEIGVTRINKAAEASDRGEVDTESEGFGSGGAVGSITSSPSTVSDETVAAAEERAAGMAYTGGTSGAMVAQENNLDSLITQVIQFNAATQGVSYDMGVAQARVKVRQGDEEYWVPISDPAQVERLREAAENGETLWLAAGVKTVTDEESEETKIAFKSGTLRVYNEGETVPLMTQRTLDELEEDPAYYAANGLGDKNQWSFQAEIVDFEEVER; encoded by the coding sequence ATGCGAACGAGGCACTTCGTTGTGTTGCTGGCCCTGGCCCTGACCCTGCCGGCCCTGGCGGGCGCCCAACTGGGCGTACTGTACTTCAAGGTCGCGGCTCCCGACGACAGCTACGACTACCTCTCCGAGGGTCTGGCCGAGATGCTGATGACCGACCTCGCCAACCAGCCGGACATCACCGTGGTCGAGCGCGAGCGCCTGGATCGAGTGCTACAGGAGCACGCCCTCTCCGGCTCCGGGATCACTGACCCCGAGCAGGCCGTCGAGGTCGGCCGGATGCTCAAGCTGGACCTGATGATCATGGGCACGCTGACCCTGGTCGAGGAATCGATGCGCCTGGACGCCCAGGTCCTCGGGGTCGAGACCGGTGAGATCCTCGGCGGCGTCCGTGCCGAGACTCCGGACACCGACGGCGTCTTCGAGATGCTCGACCAGCTAAGCGCCATGCTCGTCGACAAGATCCGCGACATGCGCTACGGTAACCCCAACACCCCCGTGGTCTTCGTCGATCCCGCCGGCGACGCCCCCCGGGTCGATGTGGCCTTCATCGTCGACACCACGGGCAGCATGGGTGACGAGATCGAGGTCGTCAAGCAGAAGATGCGCGAGATCGCCAGCGAGGTGGCCCGGGGCAACCCCGCTCCCGCCGTGCGCTTCGCCATCGTCGAGTACCGCGATCGCGGCGACGCCTACGTCACCAAGATCAGCGACTTCACCTATGACGTCGTCGAGCTTCATGGGGTGATCAACGGCATCTACGCCGGCGGCGGCGGCGATACCCCGGAAAGCGTCTACCGCGCCCTCGACGACGGCCTCAACGAAATCGACTGGGACGATGACGACGAGATAACCAAACTGGTCTTCCTGATCGGCGACGCCGGGCCCCACGAGTACGATGACGAGTACTACGACATCGAGGACGCCGTCGACGACGCCAACGATCTGGGCGCCAGCATCTTCGCCATCGGCTGCTCCGGCCTGGACCAGGATTACGGCGCCACCGAGGCCTTCAAGCAGGTGGCCTACGAGACCAACGGCAGCTTCGAGTACCTTTCCTACCGCCAGATCTACCAGGACGCCGCCACCGGCGAGGTCACCAGCCTGATCTACGAGGGCGGCCGCTACTACGACGAGGATGAGGTCCGGCGCGAGCTGGAGGAATCCGGCGTGGTCGACGACGACACCGACATCTTCGAGATCGGCGTCACCCGGATCAACAAGGCCGCCGAGGCTTCCGATCGCGGCGAGGTCGACACCGAGAGCGAGGGCTTCGGCTCCGGCGGCGCCGTCGGCAGCATCACCTCCTCACCCTCGACCGTCTCCGACGAGACCGTCGCCGCCGCCGAGGAGCGGGCCGCCGGAATGGCCTACACCGGCGGCACCTCCGGCGCCATGGTGGCCCAGGAGAACAACCTCGATTCCCTGATCACCCAGGTCATCCAGTTCAACGCCGCCACCCAGGGCGTCAGCTACGACATGGGCGTCGCCCAGGCCCGGGTCAAAGTCCGCCAGGGCGACGAGGAGTACTGGGTGCCGATCAGCGATCCGGCCCAGGTCGAGCGCCTGCGCGAGGCCGCCGAGAACGGTGAGACCCTCTGGCTGGCCGCCGGCGTCAAGACCGTCACCGACGAGGAATCCGAGGAGACCAAGATCGCTTTCAAGTCCGGCACCCTGCGCGTCTACAACGAAGGCGAGACCGTCCCCCTGATGACCCAGCGCACCCTGGACGAGCTCGAGGAAGACCCCGCCTACTACGCCGCCAACGGTTTGGGCGACAAGAACCAGTGGAGCTTCCAGGCCGAGATCGTCGACTTCGAAGAAGTCGAGCGCTAG
- a CDS encoding KTSC domain-containing protein, whose protein sequence is MLRLPINCEIIASVGYQCGDELLEFEFNDGQVYQYEGVPVEVYRRMMGNPEPGRFYREHIRHQFPYRRVR, encoded by the coding sequence ATGCTGCGGCTGCCCATCAACTGCGAAATCATCGCCTCCGTGGGGTACCAGTGCGGTGATGAGCTGCTCGAATTCGAGTTCAACGACGGTCAGGTCTACCAGTACGAGGGCGTGCCCGTCGAGGTTTACCGGCGGATGATGGGCAACCCGGAACCCGGCCGGTTCTATCGCGAGCATATCCGGCATCAATTTCCCTACAGGAGGGTGAGGTAG
- a CDS encoding V-type ATP synthase subunit D — protein MILDVNATRQELMRLNRRLGVAKRGHKLLKDKQDELMRRFFILIDKSKGLRKQVEKELQKALAGFVVARGLMSEQDTTTATALPKVQGTVKVATERVMNLKVPRLEVELQGNALAYGLAATPPELDLAVEGFRTVLPRLLEMASLEKSIELVARELELTRQRVNALEYKMIPDYEETIRYISLKLAERDRSNTSRLMKVKEMLEEQRGY, from the coding sequence ATGATCCTCGACGTCAACGCCACCCGCCAGGAACTCATGCGGCTCAACCGCCGCCTTGGCGTCGCCAAGCGCGGCCACAAGCTGCTCAAGGACAAGCAAGACGAGCTGATGCGGCGCTTCTTCATCCTCATCGACAAGAGCAAGGGCCTGCGCAAACAGGTCGAGAAAGAGCTGCAAAAGGCCCTGGCCGGCTTCGTCGTCGCCCGGGGGCTGATGAGCGAGCAGGACACGACAACCGCCACCGCCCTGCCCAAGGTCCAGGGTACCGTCAAGGTCGCCACCGAGCGGGTGATGAACCTCAAGGTCCCACGCCTGGAAGTCGAACTCCAGGGCAACGCCCTGGCCTACGGCCTGGCCGCCACCCCGCCCGAACTCGACCTCGCCGTCGAAGGCTTTAGAACCGTACTCCCACGGTTGCTTGAAATGGCTAGCTTAGAGAAATCCATCGAACTCGTCGCCCGCGAGCTCGAGCTGACCCGCCAGCGCGTCAACGCCCTCGAGTACAAGATGATCCCCGATTACGAGGAGACCATCCGCTATATCTCGCTCAAGCTGGCCGAGCGCGACCGCAGCAACACCTCGCGGCTGATGAAGGTCAAGGAGATGCTGGAGGAACAGCGGGGGTATTAA
- a CDS encoding DUF3857 domain-containing protein produces the protein MKRILLCLVPLLLWTTPAVHAEAVPALSAFELLLDGADPHEAAAAPVAAGDAAGWEARGWARLLLGEDRAALEAFRAALEADPAGLRGEALIRDLLRYVDYSGDFAAVEGVLIELTAGDDLTPGARRAANRWLAFLARRRGDASELAERRRAVGLLNDWSVVGPFVRSGPLDIDWEFPPERRLRDAYELPVLGETRWTTPPAGDSRGFIPLEEVTAISRGTAYALCYVYLPRDGEYNLNLVADDACKIWVDETLVGVRDDIRSAAPVEIDYPFSAPAGWHRLMVKCRRHNYLSSSQVEVAWGFKLELTGADGRAVDGLEVSTDRGLERETEEGVAVPPHNAELPADDAGLFHRAVIAAHREDYDGALGLLNELQQRRPDGELIRLLTGWVLEADGSEERTGRARTQYQRVVAAEPAILPAQLALAETEADEGRYWSALARLQSLIQTNPDSPDLWLALAYRYNEKGVTPREDEAFAAALTAAPDNLEALLQRARFLDRNERPLEALEVLERLLELAPDHSTARSDLADLLQEIGDYRGAAEHYRLLIAADPYDVNARLELARCYLKGGFGDREAVYRELIEAAPHDYRGYLNLGLALEAQGGDAAELLTEALEKYPAKDWLRRYLAWRSAELDDEFQPTVEELLASAPEPADYPKSDAVMLFDYLRMDVNADYTYATTLRQVVKILAPTGLERWGEVVVPDNGDLELIHARTYTPDGRTLEATTINTTDGGRAVSMEGVRVGSIIDVCYRQHSEYRIITELFDHWTSRFYFREYGDPLVLSRFVVSAPDVLEVEYDERGFNGDSYRVRLPDGLSSAGDAPYNLEPRTAYVHEVRDAPAIQSEGLMPERGTFTPFVVFSTLEEPAVYFDWYHGRALEALRPDEPVRELTRRLTADVDDPRTRAERLYSYVVREIKGYGGGAFYPDSVRRTYYRRAGRDVERLLLFIALCREIGLEAELCLTRSRWDGPRMDDAFTPAEFTKPIARLELPDDVEWVEFGAGRVALGEFGLQHEGQPVRRLDAGRWDRLPERPLEHHLNEIHVEIDLQPGGTSRGVLEERLLGLTAALRVNYLDARDARDTLDYELNNFFPGATLVDYELSGVEEPNAELGYRVVFNTAGLGGFEGSRYNLPVVLQPFNLANNFINRNERHYDLAYADYLSQSSTVVFRLPPGWSVEESSLLDEELQALAASYELRTETRDGDDGRELVINRRLLLPPQHVETDDYLDFREFCRAVDELERLRVTLVPTE, from the coding sequence GTGAAACGCATCCTCCTCTGTCTCGTCCCGCTGCTGCTCTGGACGACGCCGGCGGTCCACGCCGAAGCGGTGCCCGCCCTGTCCGCCTTCGAGCTGCTGCTGGACGGCGCCGACCCCCACGAAGCGGCCGCGGCCCCCGTCGCCGCCGGCGACGCCGCGGGCTGGGAGGCGCGGGGCTGGGCCAGGCTGCTGCTGGGCGAGGACCGGGCGGCCCTCGAGGCCTTCCGGGCGGCCCTGGAGGCCGATCCCGCCGGCCTGCGCGGCGAGGCCCTGATCCGCGACCTGCTGCGCTACGTCGACTACAGCGGCGACTTCGCCGCCGTCGAGGGTGTCCTGATCGAACTGACTGCGGGTGACGACCTCACCCCGGGGGCCCGTCGGGCGGCCAACCGCTGGCTGGCTTTCCTGGCCCGTCGCCGCGGCGACGCAAGCGAGCTCGCCGAACGCCGCCGGGCCGTCGGCCTGCTGAACGACTGGAGCGTCGTCGGCCCCTTCGTCCGCTCCGGACCCCTGGACATCGACTGGGAGTTCCCGCCGGAACGCCGCCTGCGCGACGCCTACGAGCTGCCCGTCCTCGGCGAGACCCGCTGGACGACGCCCCCCGCCGGCGACAGCCGCGGCTTCATCCCCCTCGAGGAGGTCACGGCGATCAGCCGGGGCACGGCCTACGCCCTGTGCTACGTCTACCTGCCCCGGGACGGCGAGTACAACCTCAACCTGGTCGCCGACGACGCCTGCAAGATCTGGGTCGACGAGACCCTCGTCGGTGTGCGCGACGACATCCGCAGCGCCGCCCCCGTCGAGATCGACTATCCCTTCAGCGCCCCGGCGGGCTGGCACCGGCTCATGGTCAAATGCCGCCGCCACAACTACCTCAGCTCGAGCCAGGTCGAGGTCGCCTGGGGTTTCAAGCTGGAGCTGACCGGAGCCGACGGCCGTGCCGTCGACGGCCTCGAGGTCTCGACGGACCGCGGGTTGGAGCGCGAGACGGAGGAGGGCGTCGCCGTTCCGCCGCACAATGCGGAACTGCCCGCCGACGACGCCGGGCTGTTTCACCGGGCCGTCATCGCCGCCCACCGTGAGGACTACGACGGCGCCCTGGGGCTGCTCAACGAGCTGCAACAGCGGCGACCCGACGGTGAGCTGATCCGCCTGCTGACCGGCTGGGTGCTGGAGGCCGACGGCAGCGAGGAACGCACCGGGCGCGCCCGCACCCAGTACCAGCGCGTCGTGGCCGCCGAACCCGCCATCCTGCCCGCCCAACTGGCCCTGGCCGAGACCGAGGCCGACGAGGGCCGCTACTGGAGCGCCCTGGCCCGGCTGCAGTCCCTGATCCAAACCAACCCTGACTCGCCCGACCTCTGGTTGGCCCTGGCCTATCGCTATAACGAGAAGGGCGTCACCCCCCGGGAGGACGAAGCCTTCGCCGCGGCCCTGACGGCGGCGCCGGACAACCTCGAGGCCCTGCTGCAGCGGGCCCGCTTCCTCGACCGCAACGAGCGCCCCCTCGAGGCCCTCGAGGTTCTCGAGCGCCTGCTGGAGCTCGCCCCCGACCATTCGACCGCCCGCAGCGACCTGGCCGACCTGCTGCAGGAGATCGGCGACTACCGGGGAGCCGCCGAACACTACCGCCTGCTGATCGCGGCCGACCCCTACGACGTCAACGCCCGTCTCGAGCTGGCCCGCTGCTACCTCAAAGGCGGCTTCGGCGACCGCGAAGCCGTCTACCGGGAGCTGATCGAGGCCGCGCCCCACGACTACCGGGGCTACCTCAACCTCGGCCTGGCCCTCGAGGCGCAGGGCGGCGACGCCGCCGAGCTGCTCACCGAAGCCCTGGAGAAGTATCCGGCCAAGGACTGGCTGCGCCGCTACCTGGCCTGGCGCTCCGCCGAGCTGGACGACGAGTTCCAACCCACCGTCGAGGAGCTGCTGGCCTCGGCCCCGGAACCCGCCGACTACCCCAAAAGCGACGCGGTCATGCTGTTCGACTACCTGCGGATGGATGTCAACGCCGACTACACCTACGCCACCACCCTGCGCCAGGTGGTCAAGATCCTCGCTCCCACTGGCCTGGAACGCTGGGGCGAGGTCGTCGTACCGGACAACGGCGACCTGGAGCTGATCCACGCCCGCACCTACACCCCCGACGGCCGGACCCTCGAGGCGACGACCATCAACACCACCGACGGCGGACGCGCCGTCAGCATGGAGGGCGTCCGCGTCGGCTCGATCATCGATGTCTGCTACCGCCAGCACTCCGAGTACCGGATCATCACCGAGCTGTTCGATCACTGGACCAGCCGCTTCTACTTCCGCGAATACGGCGACCCCCTGGTCCTCAGCCGCTTCGTCGTCAGCGCCCCCGACGTCCTCGAGGTCGAGTACGACGAGCGCGGCTTCAACGGCGACAGCTACCGGGTCCGTCTGCCCGACGGCCTGAGCTCGGCGGGCGACGCCCCCTACAATCTCGAACCACGCACCGCCTACGTCCACGAGGTGCGCGACGCTCCGGCCATCCAATCCGAGGGCCTGATGCCCGAGCGCGGCACCTTCACCCCCTTCGTCGTCTTCTCGACCCTCGAGGAGCCGGCGGTCTATTTCGACTGGTACCACGGCCGGGCCCTGGAAGCCCTGCGCCCCGACGAACCCGTGCGCGAGCTGACCCGTCGTCTGACCGCCGACGTCGACGACCCACGGACCCGGGCCGAACGGCTCTACTCCTATGTGGTGCGGGAGATCAAGGGCTACGGCGGCGGCGCCTTCTACCCCGACAGCGTCCGCCGGACCTACTACCGCCGCGCCGGCCGCGACGTCGAACGCCTGCTGCTGTTCATCGCCCTCTGCCGCGAAATCGGCCTCGAAGCCGAGCTCTGCCTGACCCGCTCGCGCTGGGACGGCCCCCGGATGGACGACGCCTTCACCCCGGCCGAGTTCACCAAGCCCATCGCCCGCCTGGAACTACCCGACGACGTCGAGTGGGTAGAATTCGGCGCCGGCCGGGTCGCCCTGGGCGAGTTCGGCCTGCAACACGAGGGTCAACCCGTGCGCCGCCTCGACGCCGGTCGCTGGGACAGGCTACCCGAACGGCCCCTGGAGCACCACCTCAACGAAATCCACGTCGAGATCGACCTCCAGCCCGGCGGCACCAGCCGCGGCGTTCTCGAAGAGCGCCTCCTCGGACTGACCGCCGCCCTGCGCGTCAACTACCTCGACGCCCGCGACGCCCGCGACACCCTGGATTACGAACTCAACAACTTCTTCCCCGGCGCCACCCTCGTCGACTACGAGCTGAGCGGCGTCGAAGAACCCAACGCCGAACTCGGCTACCGCGTGGTCTTCAACACCGCCGGGCTCGGAGGCTTCGAGGGCTCGCGCTACAACCTGCCCGTCGTCCTGCAGCCCTTCAACCTGGCCAACAACTTCATCAACCGCAACGAAAGACACTACGACCTCGCCTACGCCGACTACCTCTCCCAATCCTCGACCGTCGTCTTCCGCCTGCCGCCGGGCTGGAGCGTCGAGGAAAGCTCCCTCCTCGACGAGGAGCTCCAGGCCCTGGCGGCGTCCTACGAGCTGCGGACCGAAACGCGCGACGGCGACGACGGCCGCGAACTGGTCATCAACCGCCGCCTGCTGCTGCCGCCCCAGCACGTCGAAACCGACGACTACCTCGACTTCCGTGAGTTCTGCCGCGCCGTCGACGAGCTCGAACGGCTGCGCGTCACCCTCGTCCCGACCGAGTGA